The DNA segment ATCAGCCCCAAATGGCCGGACATGCTGGAACGCTGCCGGAAGACTCTTTATCATGAGCCGGGCTGCCGGGCACGGTATGATGGGGAACGGGAGAAATTCCTTTTGGAAAATCCGGAGCTTACGCTCCATTGGGAGAGGCTCTTCGGATACTTTATCTATTCGTTTTTCCTTTCGTCGCTCTATGACGGGGATGTGTACGGAAATGTCCGGCTGGCGGTTTACTGCACGTTCGCGGTGATGGAACTGGACTTTGCCGAGTGGCGCACGTCCGGCCGCCCGGCAGGCGGATGGGACGGCAAACAGGCAGAAATCTGCCATGTGTTTGCAAGGCAGGTGGAAAACTCGGATGAGAACCGGAAAGTTCTGGCGGAAGCTTTGACGGCGGGACGGTTCGGGATCGGCGAGGCGGCTGCGGGGGTGCCGGTGCGTTTTTAAGCTTTTATCCCACAAAGCAATACACAGGGGTTTGATAAATCGAGATATATTTTTTCGTAAAACTTTCAGCCTGCATATCATTTGAAGCAGAAGATATGCAGGCTGAAACCATATAATCTACTGTGAAAAATGCAGAATATTTCTGAAGTACAGAATTTGTCAGAACTGGCAGATAAATTGATACAGGATGCCATGGAGGCTGGGAACGACGCGTTCCGTTTCAATATGGCGTTTGAAAATATCCGGCAATCAAAGGAAAGTGAGGATACAAAAATGGAATATCAGGTAAAGGTTACGGTATTGGACAAAAAGTTATTTCCGGAGTTACAGGCCAGGTACTGTGCCGTCCCGGACAGCGGAAAATGTCCCTGTTACAATGTCGGCGATGAATTTCTATTTTATCGAAATGATGAGAGGGATGATTATTGGCATATGGGCGCAGGAACGCTGGTAAAGAGCGGCAAGCCGGATGAGGGAGTGCTGATGTCCCCCGGAACAATGCACTGCGGAACGGAAGGAGTTCCCTTTTGCGCGGAAGCCTGGGATGCGATCAGCAGATATATTTATGCAGCTCTTCAGGGCGGGGCGATCATGCGTGGCTGGACAAAAGATGATAAAGTCATGATTGCCTGCTGCAATGACGGTACAAGGCCTGTGATCTTTAAAATTGAGAGAATTGACGTAAGTGAATCATAAGATCGAAAGAAAGAGGGGCGGCCTGTTAAAACGCCGCCCTTAAAACATCCCCGCCCAAGTTCCCGCAGCGCTAAAAAGAAAGCCGCACCCAAACGCCATCAGATGAATCACGAACGTCGAAAGGTTTTTAGAAAAGATGGGAATGTTTCCAAGCACGGCAATCCCGAGAATCCAGGAGGCATACACCGTCCCCGTCTGAAACCGCGGAAGCTCCGGCCGCAGAAGCTGGAACGCGAGAAGAAGCCCAAACAGGGAGAACACGACGGGGGAGCCGCCGATGCTGGTGCTCTCGGGATAAAAGGCCGAGAACAGGAGATTG comes from the Eubacteriaceae bacterium Marseille-Q4139 genome and includes:
- a CDS encoding TIGR04076 family protein, with the translated sequence MEYQVKVTVLDKKLFPELQARYCAVPDSGKCPCYNVGDEFLFYRNDERDDYWHMGAGTLVKSGKPDEGVLMSPGTMHCGTEGVPFCAEAWDAISRYIYAALQGGAIMRGWTKDDKVMIACCNDGTRPVIFKIERIDVSES
- a CDS encoding rhomboid family intramembrane serine protease, which produces MKTGYLWIAAWLVFYALGFRTDMQKLFANRGLHIIGKEYYRLFTGLLLHVNLFHLAVNAAGMYFVTGFLNGQTEGWKLTVFTILSGTLANLLFSAFYPESTSIGGSPVVFSLFGLLLAFQLLRPELPRFQTGTVYASWILGIAVLGNIPIFSKNLSTFVIHLMAFGCGFLFSAAGTWAGMF